The segment TCGTCACCTAAGACTATAATGGAAGATAAAACTGTTGAAAGAACATACGAAATGCCAGCTTATGAGTTAAGTAAGCTGCACGATTATCTCACAGATGTTCTCCAACTAGAAGCTGTCGCTTGTAAAGACTGGCTTACTAATAAAGTGGACCGTTCGGTTACAGGTAAAGTAGCCAGACAACAATGCCAAGGAGAAATTCAATTACCACTGAGTGATTGCGGTGTTGTCGCACTGGATTATACAGGTACCAAAGGGATTGCAACATCTATTGGTCACGCCCCACAAGCTGGATTGGCTAATCCAGAAGCTGGATCTATTCTATCCGTTAGTGAAGCTCTTACAAACTTAGTATTTGCTCCTTTAGTAGATGGACTTGATACCATATCATTATCAGCCAACTGGATGTGGCCTTGCCGTTCACAAGACGGTGAAGACACTCGCCTTTACTCTGCAGTACAAGCATTAAGTAATTTCTGTTGCGACCTAGGCATCAATGTCCCTACAGGAAAAGATTCTCTTTCAATGACTCAGAAGTACCCTGATGGAGATAAAGTTATAGCTCCCGGTACTGTTATTGTCTCTGCAATGGGAGAAGTATCCGATGTAAAACGAGTAGTATCTCCTGTATTAGTTAATAATACTAAGACTTCTATTTACCACATTGACTTCAGCTTTGATAGCTTTAAATTAGGAGGATCAGCATTTGCTCAAAGTCTGGGTAAAGTAGGACAAGAGGTTCCAACTATTCAAGACTCTGAATATTTTAGAGATGCATTTACTGCTGTACAAGAACTGATCAGCAAAGGACATATCTTATCAGGTCATGATATTTCTGCAGGTGGATTAATTACAGCACTTCTCGAAATGTGCTTTGCCAATACAGAAGGTGGTATGGAGATAAATCTAGACAGTATTCCTGAAGATGATTTAATCAAAATACTCTTTGCTGAAAACCCAGGTATCCTAGTACAAATTGACGATAAAAAAGCATCTAGCATTCTAGATCTATTAGAAGAACAAGGTGTAGGAATCGTAAAAATAGGTAAGCCTTCAGAAGAAAGACACATACTTGTCTCTAAAGCTGGTGCAACCTATCAGTTCGGCATTGATTATCTACGCGACGTATGGTATTCAACTTCATACTTATTAGATAAAGATCAATCGTTTAACGGAAAAGCTAAAGAACGTTACGAAAACTACAAAAAGCAACCTTTAGAATTTGCTTTCATGCCAAGCTTTACAGGCAAGTTATCCCAATATAAGCTCAAAGCATCTCGCACACATTTATCTGGTATTAAAGCAGCTATTATCCGAGAAAAAGGAACCAATGGTGAAAGAGAAATGGCCTATGCTCTGCATCTTGCAGGCTTTGATGTAAAAGATGTAATGATGACCGACTTAACCAGCGGCAGAGAAACTTTAGAAGATATTAATATTGTTGTTTTCTGCGGTGGATTCTCCAACTCAGACGTTTTAGGATCAGCCAAAGGTTGGGCTGGAGGAATACTTTTCAATGATAAAGCAAAAGAAACTATCAAACGTTTCTATGAAAGAAAAGACACTCTTTCACTTGGTATATGCAATGGATGTCAACTAATGATAGAATTAGGACTTATTTATCCAGATCATAAAAAGAAAGTCAAGATGCTTCATAACGACTCTCATAAATTTGAATCATCATTCCTGGGTGTTACTATCCCCACAAATCGTACAGTGATGTTTGGATCATTAAGTGGAAGTAAATTAGGTATATGGGTAGCTCATGGCGAAGGAAAATTTGATTTACCTTATGAACAAGAGAAATATAATATTGTAGCTCAATATAGCTATGATGAATATCCTGCCAATCCGAATGGATCCAAGTATGCTACCGCAGCTGTTGCTAGCAATGATGGTCGTCACATCGCTATGATGCCTCACTTAGAAAGAGCTATATTCCCATGGCAAAACGCATTCTATCCGAATGACAGACGAAAATTTGATCAAGTTACTCCATGGATTGAGGCATTTGTAAATGCAAGAGAATGGATTGAGAAAAACAAAAAGTAATCCTAACCTTTATTTTATATTTTTTATTCAGGGAAGACTATCGCAAGAGGTCTTCCCTGATTTCTTTGTACTAAACCATAGACAAGCCTATAAAAATCTCAGAGACCTACTAGTATATCTGGAAAACGCATCTAGAAGGAGTTCTATAGTTACTTAATCATTAAACATTTGTAAAAATTTAGTGGTAATATAAATTAATAAAATCTAATCATTAATTTTAAAAAGATATCTTTTTTGAGAAGAGCATAAATTTGTCTTTGATGCTATTTTTTTTTAGTTTTGTAAGACATACAATAGTCAGTTTTGGGAAACTCCCCAATATAACACCCAACTATTATGAAGAGACTTATACCCGTACTCTGTCTCCTTTTTTTATCAATAATAACACAAGCACAGTCCTACACCTACCTAGGTGTTAACGAAGGATTAAGCCACAGACATGTCTATAGCATACAAAAAGACAGCAAAGGTTATATGTGGTTTCTTACTTATGAAGGAGCTGATAGATTCAATGGAGCAGAGTTTAAACACTATAATTTTTTCCTTGATGGACATAAACTAAATTCATCAACACACTTAAAAAATCTATTTTATTCTCCCGATAATATTTTATGGCAAATAGGTTCTGATGGCAAAGTTTTTCAATACAACAACTATTCTGATGAATTTGAGTTATTTTATACTTATCCCAACGAGTCTAACGAAACAACGATACTCGATTTTAGCGATATTGATGAGAATAATAGAATATGGATGGCCTATCAAGGAAACTTACACATTTACAACTACCAAAAACGTAAAGAAGTAAGTATTACTCAACATCCCCTTTATGCAGCAACTAGCATCGAACAACTACAAGGGGACTCATATGCTATAGGTACTACACATGGCGTATTTTTAGCCGAAATAAGAAATGATTCTCTTCAACTAACTACCAATTCGTTATTAATAGAAAAGCTTCCTATGCGTATAGAACAACTCTACTATCATAAGGAAAGCAACTCTTTGATAATCGCCACTCTTAGGCAGGGATTGTTTATTTACGATATTGAAAAAGGTACATTATCCTCGCAGCTTGATTTACAAACAACTAGTGTTAATAAAATGACACACTATAACGAGGATGAAATTCTTGTTGCGACCAATGGAGCTGGTGTGTTTCTACTAAATGTAACTAAACAAACACTCCAACCATATATCATTGCAGATTATGATAGCCCCAATGGAATGAATGGGAATAACATCAAAGATATTTTTTTAGATGAGAGTGATCGAATTTGGATGGCAAATTATCCCGAGGGTATTACTATACGGAATAACCAGAATATGAACTACGAATGGATCAGACATATTCCAAAACATTCGCAATCTCTTATTCATGATGAGGTAAATTGTATTTTAGAGGACAAGGATGATGATTTATGGTTTGCAACAACCAACGGCATTAGTTTATATCATACAAAAACTGATCGCTGGGAATCTTATTTATCTTCCTATAACCAGGAGTTAACAATCAATAACCATATGTTTATTTCTTTATGTGAAGTAAGCCCTGGTATTATATGGGTAGGAGGATACAATTCAGGAGTATATGAGATCAATAAGCACACACATAAATCGAAATTATTATTATCTAATCAACTCCAGCAAATTAATCAACCCGATAAGTGTATCCGTGCTATTGTAAAAGATAAAGACAACTCGATTTGGGTAGGTGGTTATTACAATTTGAAACAAATAAATATAGGAAATGAGCGTATTCGCTATTTTAATGACTTAAACTCCATTACTACTTTAGTAGAAAAAGATGCATCTAGTATTTGGGTAGCTTCAGCCAAAGGGTTATACATTTTAGAGAAGAAATCGGGTAATAGCAGAAAAATAGATTTACCCATCATTTCTCCTTTTGTTCATACACTTCATCAAGACAAAACAGGAAACTTATATATTGGAACAAACGAAGGCTTACTAATCTTCGACCCTAAAAGTGGTATATTTAAGCATTTTCATAAAGAAAACTCATTCTTGATTTCAAATATTGTTCGTTCTATTGTTACCGATAAGGATGATAATTTTGCTTATTTAGCCACAGACAAAGGTCTTTCAAAATTAAATCTAGAGGATCTAAGTTTCCAAAACTGGACTAAAGACCAAGGTTTACTCACTACTTTCTTCAGTGGTAATACAGGTATCCAACTTAAAAATGGTGATTACCTCTTTGGTAGTGCAAATGGAGTAGTTCGGTTTGGGCAAAACAGTAAAGTTCAATCGGGCTACAACTCTAAAATGATTTTAGAGGAACTAATAGTTAATCAACAAGTCATTCATCCAACAGACAACAATACTGTTTTAAATGCTCCACTTAACGAAGTAGATCATATAACCCTAAAATTTAAAGAAAACAACGTTTCAATAAAAGTAGGCTCAATAAATTATGATTATCCATCTAATATTCTTTATACATGGAAAATGGATGGACTTTATGATAAGTGGAGTTTACCTACCGAAGAAACCAAGTTCAACTTTACAAATCTGAATCCAGGTACTTACAAATTTACTGTCAGAGCCATACCCCGAGATAACTCTAAAGAGGTATTAGAAGAAAGAGTTATCCATATTGAAGTTTTAAATCCTTATTGGTGGAATGTGTTAGCCAAAACAATGTATCTACTAATAATCGTAGGCTTATTAGTATTAATTACTCGTTACTTCATACAAAGAAGTGAAAAAAAGTTAGTAGACCATACTAAACAGTTCTATTATAACACGGCTCATGACATTAAGGTACCTCTAAGATTAATAAAAGAGCCTCTTCAAGAAATCCACGAAAAAGAACAACTATCACCTAATGGCTTGAATAACTTACGAGTGGTTCTTAGAAACCTAAACACTCTATTAGCTCAAAATGATAATGTTATTAATTACGAAAGAATGCAGAAGAATAAAAACAAACTTTACCTCTCCGAACATAATCTTTCGCACCTAGTTGATCGAATCATAAAACAAACACTACCGATTGCCGAACTCAAGCAGGTAAGTATAAAACTAGAAAACACACTAGAAGAAGACTTATTGGTGTGGATTGATAAAGATAAAATTAAAGCGATCTTTAATAATCTATTAAATAATGCCATTGAGAAGACACCAGACTTTAAGTCGGTAAAGCTACAAATGGGTATGGATACTGATTCTTGGTTCTTTGAAGTTAACCATGAAGGAGACCTTATTCCAGAGGAGCAATTAAACAGCTTAAAAGATGGAAAATGCCTAGATGATGCTATCTATGGCAATACGGAAGCTCAAAAAGAATTAGGTCTTCGCTTAGTTTGTCAACTAGTTAAAGTACACAATGGTACTGTTAGTTTAGACAGCAATAAAGAGAGCGGAACTACCTTTAGAGTTAATTTACCTTTCTACCATAAAAGTATGGCATATGAGGCACCTAAAGAAGAACACAAAACTATTCTTAAACTACCTCCAGTCATCCATAGACTGCCGATACTTAAGAAAGGAACCCCTATTAATCACAAAATATTAAACAATCACGATTTTGTTAATGATGGCAGAAAGCCAACCGTTCTTTTAGCCGAAGATGACGCTACATTGCAAGCCGAAATCATTAATAATTTATCAGACGATTATATTATTGAAACAGCGAAACTAGGACATGATGCTATCCATATGGCAAAAGAACTACGCCCAGATATAATCATTTCTAGAATGTATTTTCAAGACATGAAGGGTACAGAACTTTCATTAACACTTAAAGGAGATATTGAAACCTCACATATTCCGATTATCCTATTAACAGATAAGAATGATGAGAAGCATATCTTAAAAGGATTGCAAAATGGAGCCGATGAATACATCCTAAAACCTTTTAATTATCGAATTTTAAAGGCTTCAATGGCAAATTTATTGGCAAATAGAGCCTTACTAAGAGATAAATACGCTAGTTTAGAAATTCAAGAACCAATAGATTGCATACACTGTTCTACTAATCTAGACTGGAAGTTTATTGCTACCGTAAAAGAAAAGGTGGAAGAACATATGTCGGAAGCCGATTTTACTGTCGATAAGCTATGTGCTATTTTAAATATGAGTAGAACAAGTTTCTACAATAAATTGAAAGATTTAACGAACAAAACACCGTCAGATTATATACGACTCATCAAATTAAATCATGCCGCACTACTCTTAAAAAGTCAAGAGTTTACAATTGCAGAAATAGCAGAAAAGACAGGGTTTAATGATGCTAAATACTTTAGAGAAGTATTTAAAAAGCATTATAATATGACACCATCAAAATATGCTAAAGAAAACTCATAATGAATCCGTATCTACAATTATTTAGAATTTTTTTCAAAATAGGAGCATTTACAATAGGTGGAGGTTATGCTATGGTCCCTATTATAGAGGACGAAATAGTAACAAAACGAAAGTGGATATCACAAGAGGAGTTTGTGGATTTACTTGCGATAGCGCAATCTGCTCCTGGCATTTTAGCTGTAAATATATCCATCTTTATAGGGTACAAGTTAAAAGGGATTAAAGGTTGTTTTGTGACAACTCTGGGTTCTGTACTTCCATCTTTTCTCATCATATTGATGATTGCAATGTTTTTTCAAGCTTTCAAAGACAATATATATGTTGAGAAAATGTTTAAAGCCATTCGTCCTGCAGTAGTTGCTTTAATTGCTGCACCAACTTTTTCTATGGCTAAAACAGCAAAAATATCTATTTACAATGTATGGATTCCAATTGTATCAGCCCTCTTGATATGGCTTATGGATGTCTCTCCTATTTGGATTATTGTGGCTGCAGGCGTGTTAGGTTTTGCATGGGGTCAAATTAAAAAAAATAAAGCATGATTACACTATACTTTGAATTGTTCTACACCTTTTTTAAAATTGGGTTATTTGGATTTGGAGGTGGTTATGCCATGCTTTCTATGATCCAAGGAGAAGTTGTTACACATTACCAATGGCTCACACCACAAGAATTTACAGACATAGTAGCAATCAGTCAGATGACTCCTGGACCAATAGGTATTAATGCTGCTACCTACGTAGGATACACAGCTACAGGAGGGAGCATATTAGGTTCTATAGTTGCTACTTTGGCTGTTGTTTTTCCCTCCTTTATACTTATGCTCTTAATCAGTAAGTTCTTTTTAAGATATAGTAGCCACCCTACTGTAGAGGCTATATTTAGTGGATTAAGACCTGCGGTGGTTGGACTTTTAGCTTCTGCAGCTTTAGTCTTAATGGATAAAGAAAACTTCTCTTCACCACAACTAGATATGTATTCTTTTATCTGTAGTATTGCTATTTTTGCATTAGCATTTTTCTTCTCAAAGTCCAAATACAAAATAAACCCTATACTACTCATAATTATATGCGGAGTGATAGGGCTTATTATCTATTAACAATAAAGTAAAATACTATAGAGACACTTTCTTTCTCTTGTATTTAGACTCATTATGTAATCGGTCTAAAGCTGTAACTACATAAGTATATTTTTTCTGACCATCCACATAAGGCAACTTATAGAACTCATTGGGTGTAATGGCTACAATATGAGAAGGATCTTCTAGGTCTATCTTCTGCCCCCTTTCAAAACGATAAATCACGTAGCGTATAGCCTCATCCATTAATGTTTTTGCCTTTGGTGCTGTCCAGAATAACATATATCCATCTATCGTCCAAAGACTTTTAACTTTACGAACAGATTTTGGAGCTTTATCATCCATAAAATCAAATACAGGTACAAGGGAAGGATATTTATTATATTCAGATACTAAAGCATCTAAATATCTACCTTCATTGGCTACTACAGATGTAGCAGGCCACTGACAACTACCACCGACAGACTGATATGAACGCTGAATACGCATTTTCAGAGGTAATTGGTTCATATTTGGATTGTTGGGATCAGCATGCTGAATAGTATTTGGAACAGATTGTCCAATAAAAAGTGGACGATTACTGCTGTTTTTAGCCCACCAATCTACTAAAACTTGATAATCTGCAACTGGATGTCCTACATGCCAATAGATTTGAGGAATATTATAATCTACCCAACCTTTATTGACCCATAATAAGACATCAGCATATAAATCATCGTAGTTTTGTAAGCCATTGGTTCTACTTCCAAATGGATTAGAGCGTTCATTTCTATAGATCCCGAAAGGACTTACACCGAATTTAACCCATGGTTTAATCTCTCTTACGGTCTCATGAATTTGCTTAATCAACAGATTCACGTTATCCCTTCTCCAGTCACCCTTATTTGTATATGCAGAGCCTAACCTTCTAAAACTAGGATCATCATTAAACTCCATCCCGTCTTTAGGATAAGGATAAAAATAATCATCCATGTGTATCGCATCGACATCATATCTATTTACAATATCACTTACAATGCTACAAATGTAATTTCTATTTTCTTGAAGGGCTGGATCAAAAAACAATTGATTTCCATATTGAATAAAACGCTCGGGGTACTTTATATAGGGATGAGAATAAGCTAACTCTTTATTTATATTCATCATAGCTCTGTATGGATTTATCCATGCATGTAATTCCATACCTCGCTTATGACATTCTTCTACCATAAAAGCCAAAGGATCCCAATAAGGATTAGGTGCTTTCCCTTGTTGTCCAGTAAGAAATCTACTCCAAGGTTCTAAGTTGGATTCATAAAGGGCATCACCTTCAGCTCTAATCTGAAAAATAACAGCATTCATGTTTGCTTTTTTTAAAGCATCTAATTGATTCAGTAAACGCTGTTGTGCTTGTGCTGTAGATAAACCTTGAAATTGTCCATTAATAATCTGTATCCAACCCGCTCTAAACTCTCGTTTCGGATACTTTTGAGCCAGTAGATCTCCAGAGAATCCGAATATCAAAAAAATAATCAGTATAAAAAAAGGTATTTTACTCTTCATTGCTTATTTTAATTAGTTCGCAGCAAATATATACTTTTATTACCTCTTTTCATTATAAAAAGTAAAAACTGCAAACACTTTATACTATGTAACTTGTTTATTAAAGCAATTAGCATATTATAAGAAGTTTAATAAAAATCTACTTACTCAATTATGGGTAAAAAGAGGTACAAAAACATTAACTTTGCATTTCAATCAAAAAGAAGGAACTAAATGGCCGAAGGGAACTATATATCAATTAAAGGAGCTCGTGTAAACAACCTGAAAAATATAGATGTTGATATTCCTAGGAATAAACTTGTGGTTATTACTGGGTTATCAGGTTCTGGAAAATCATCTTTAGCTTTCGATACATTATATGCTGAAGGGCAGCGTAGATATGTAGAGAGCTTATCAAGTTATGCACGTCAGTTCTTAGGTAGAATGAGTAAACCTGAATGTGACTTTATAAAAGGTATTCCTCCTGCTATTGCCATCGAACAAAAAGTAAATAGCAGAAACCCAAGATCAACAGTGGGTACATCTACCGAAATATATGAATATTTAAGACTATTATATGCCAGAGTAGGCAAGACATACAGTCCTATCAGTGGTAAAGAAGTTAAGAAACACTCTATGAATGACATCGTAGAATGTATGTTGTCTTACCCAATAGGTACAAAATTTACAATTCTTACCCCTGTCCTTGTACGCCAAGATCGTACTTTGGAGGAGCAGTTGGAAATGGATCTAAAACAAGGATTTAACCGAGTAGAAGTCAACGGAGAAATTATTCGTATTGATGCTTATACCCCCAACTCACAAGACCAAGTACATCTATTAATCGATCGAATGAAAGTCGATAATAGTAAAGATACAATTAGTAGATTAACAGATTCTGTAGAAACTGCATTGTATGAGGGTGCAGGAAATTGTATTCTTCGATTCTTCCTTCCCAACGGAGAAAATATCACTCATTCATTTAGTAATAAGTTTGAAGCTGATGGCATTGAGTTCGAAGAACCCACCGATCAGATGTTCTCCTTCAACTCCCCCATTGGTGCATGTCCTGAATGCGAAGGTTTTGGTAAAGTTATGGGCATAGACGAACACCTTGTTATACCCAACAGAGCATTATCTATTTACGAAAATGCAGTATTTTGCTGGAGAGGTGAAAAGATGAGTGCATGGAAAGATAAACTGATCAGCAATGCAGATAAGTTTGGTTTTCCAATATTTACACCCTATTATGAACTCACAGAAGAACAAAAAAACATTCTATGGGAAGGTAATCAATATTTTGAAGGGATCAATGATTTCTTCAGTATGCTGAAAGAAAACCAGTACAAGAAACAGTACCGTATTATGCTTTCTCGCTATAGAGGAAAAACAACTTGTCCTAAATGTAAAGGCACTCGCTTAAAACCTGAAGCAAATTATGTTAAAGTTGGAGGTTTGAGTATTACTAAATTAGTAGATAAGCCAATAAACGAACTTAGCCTATTTTTTAAACATCTAGAACTCTCTGAATATGAATTGAAGGTTGCTACTAGAATATTGACTGAAATTACTAGCCGCATCCAGTTCCTTATTGATGTTGGTTTGGGTTATCTTACTCTAAATCGATTAAGCAACTCTCTCTCGGGAGGAGAAAGCCAAAGAATAAACCTAGCTACCTCATTGGGTAGTAGCCTCGTAGGTAGTTTATACATTCTAGATGAACCCAGCATCGGTTTACACAGTAGAGATACTGATAAACTTATTAATGTACTAAAACAGCTAAGAGATCTAGGCAACACAGTAGTTGTTGTAGAACACGATGAAGAAATAATACGGGCAGCCGACTATATCATTGATATAGGTCCGAAAGCTGGTAGGCTAGGTGGTGAAGTTGTTTACGAAGGAGATATGAATAACTTGCAACCCAATAGTAATAGTTATACAGTAAAATATCTTCTTGGGGAAGAAACGATACCCGTACCTCAACACAGAAGGCCTTGGAATAATTATATTGAGATTAAAGGAGCTAGAGAAAACAACCTTAAAGGTATTGATGTAAAATTCCCTCTTAATGTAATGACTGTAGTTACAGGTGTTTCTGGCTCGGGGAAAAGTACCTTAGTACAAGATATATTCTTTAGAGCATTAAAAAGACAACTCGATGAGTACACAGATAGACCAGGAGAGTTTACTGAGTTGACAGGTGATATAAAGTTACTAGATAACATCGAGTTTGTAGATCAGAACCCCATAGGGCGTTCATCTCGTTCTAATCCAGCCACATACTTAAAAGCTTATGATGAAATTCGTAAGTTATGGGCTAACCAACCTCTTTCTAAGCAAATGGGATATAAACCAGGTTTCTTCAGTTTTAATAGTGAAGGAGGAAGATGTGAGGAGTGTAAAGGTGATGGAACCATTACAGTGGAAATGCAATTTATGGCCGACCTTGTTTTGCAATGTGAATCATGCCACGGCAAACGCTTCAAGCAAGACACTTTAGAGGTTATGTATCATGGAGTAAATATTTACGATATTTTACAAATGACCGTAAATCAAGCTATTGAGTTTTTTGAGAAGAATAAAGAGCCCAAGATTGTGAAGAAGCTCAAACCTCTCCAAGATGTTGGCTTGGGTTACATTCGCCTAGGACAATCTTCTTCTACTCTATCGGGAGGTGAAAACCAACGTGTCAAGCTAGCTTTTTATCTAAGTCAGGAAAAAGCTAAACCTACATTATTCATCTTTGATGAGCCTACAACAGGACTTCACTTTCATGATATCAAAAAACTATTAGAAGCTTTTGATGCTTTGATCCTAAGAGGTCACACTGTCTTAATCATTGAACACAATATGGATGTGATCAAGTGTGCAGATTATATTATTGATTTAGGACCAGATGGAGGAGATAAAGGTGGTGAACTAATAGCCACTGGCACTCCTGAAGAAATAACTCAATACCCTAAAAGCCACACTGGATATTTCTTAAAAGAAAAACTAGAAAACAAAGAATAAAAAACAGATACAAAACGGAGGTAAGCACATATAACTTACCTTCGTTTTTATATGTTACTCAACAAGATACCAGTCATTCATGCCAGAGATGATAAAGCATCATATCGGTGTCATGAGATTGCTTTGACACCGACATGTCATCATCATGTCAGGGATCTAGTTAGTACTTGCCTAAGACTTACAATAAGAAATTCAAGCACAACTCTCTTTTTTTACTTTATTTCAAGAGACCACTAATAGAAAAATGGTCAATCCAAAAGACTTTAGATTGACCATTTTTAGTTTCTATTTATGTGATAGATTAAAAATAAAAGCTAAAACCTATCTTCAATCCAATCTTTGAGTTATCACTATCTTTCACACTCAAATCCCAATATACTGCTGGTTCAATAGTAACTGTTTTACTCAAGAAATAAGCATAACCAGCTTCTAATAAAAAAGCAAAGTCATTAGTCTTATCCATATGTTTGTACTGAATACTACTCAACTGCAAACCACCACTTAGGTAGATTCCAATATTATCAAAATAATACCTTGTTTTAGCAGCTAGCTTATATTTATCCACAGGACTAGACCAGTCACCACCTAGATCTGCTAAAACTGCCCAATTATCTTGTAAAAAATAACCGCCGCCCACTTCAAAACCAAAGTGTCCTTTTGATCCACTACTATATGATAAATCTAGACCAGTAATAGAAGTATTAACAATAAATTTACCTTCTTCAAACTGAGCACTTGCTCCAATAGTTGTTAGTAAGCAAACAACTAGTAATAATAATTTCTTCATATTTTATTTTTTATCAGGGTTACCCATCTCTTTTTCTCGCTCTTGTGCATATTTCTCTTTCTTACGAAGCACAAACCATAAAATTAAGATGATTAAATAAGAAAAGCCAATAGTCAGATACTCTTCCATTGTATTTTGTCTTTCTACAAAAACTAAAAAAT is part of the Bacteroides coprosuis DSM 18011 genome and harbors:
- a CDS encoding hypothetical protein (KEGG: bfs:BF3160 hypothetical protein~SPTR: Putative exported protein;~IMG reference gene:2504108113), yielding MKKLLLLVVCLLTTIGASAQFEEGKFIVNTSITGLDLSYSSGSKGHFGFEVGGGYFLQDNWAVLADLGGDWSSPVDKYKLAAKTRYYFDNIGIYLSGGLQLSSIQYKHMDKTNDFAFLLEAGYAYFLSKTVTIEPAVYWDLSVKDSDNSKIGLKIGFSFYF
- a CDS encoding Chromate transporter (COGs: COG2059 Chromate transport protein ChrA~InterPro IPR003370~KEGG: bth:BT_1736 chromate transport protein~PFAM: Chromate transporter~SPTR: Putative uncharacterized protein;~IMG reference gene:2504108110~PFAM: Chromate transporter; overlaps another CDS with the same product name) is translated as MITLYFELFYTFFKIGLFGFGGGYAMLSMIQGEVVTHYQWLTPQEFTDIVAISQMTPGPIGINAATYVGYTATGGSILGSIVATLAVVFPSFILMLLISKFFLRYSSHPTVEAIFSGLRPAVVGLLASAALVLMDKENFSSPQLDMYSFICSIAIFALAFFFSKSKYKINPILLIIICGVIGLIIY
- a CDS encoding hypothetical protein (KEGG: bvu:BVU_0087 hypothetical protein~SPTR: Putative uncharacterized protein;~IMG reference gene:2504108114) yields the protein MKKKRKKSNWIVGALLIYTTLVAFYFLVFVERQNTMEEYLTIGFSYLIILILWFVLRKKEKYAQEREKEMGNPDKK
- a CDS encoding protein of unknown function DUF187 (COGs: COG1649 conserved hypothetical protein~InterPro IPR003790~KEGG: bfs:BF3158 hypothetical protein~PFAM: Protein of unknown function DUF187~SPTR: Putative uncharacterized protein;~IMG reference gene:2504108111~PFAM: Uncharacterised BCR, COG1649) encodes the protein MKSKIPFFILIIFLIFGFSGDLLAQKYPKREFRAGWIQIINGQFQGLSTAQAQQRLLNQLDALKKANMNAVIFQIRAEGDALYESNLEPWSRFLTGQQGKAPNPYWDPLAFMVEECHKRGMELHAWINPYRAMMNINKELAYSHPYIKYPERFIQYGNQLFFDPALQENRNYICSIVSDIVNRYDVDAIHMDDYFYPYPKDGMEFNDDPSFRRLGSAYTNKGDWRRDNVNLLIKQIHETVREIKPWVKFGVSPFGIYRNERSNPFGSRTNGLQNYDDLYADVLLWVNKGWVDYNIPQIYWHVGHPVADYQVLVDWWAKNSSNRPLFIGQSVPNTIQHADPNNPNMNQLPLKMRIQRSYQSVGGSCQWPATSVVANEGRYLDALVSEYNKYPSLVPVFDFMDDKAPKSVRKVKSLWTIDGYMLFWTAPKAKTLMDEAIRYVIYRFERGQKIDLEDPSHIVAITPNEFYKLPYVDGQKKYTYVVTALDRLHNESKYKRKKVSL
- a CDS encoding excinuclease ABC, A subunit (COGs: COG0178 Excinuclease ATPase subunit~InterPro IPR004602:IPR003439~KEGG: bth:BT_1739 excinuclease ABC subunit A~PFAM: ABC transporter-like~SPTR: Putative uncharacterized protein;~TIGRFAM: Excinuclease ABC, A subunit~IMG reference gene:2504108112~PFAM: ABC transporter~TIGRFAM: excinuclease ABC, A subunit); amino-acid sequence: MAEGNYISIKGARVNNLKNIDVDIPRNKLVVITGLSGSGKSSLAFDTLYAEGQRRYVESLSSYARQFLGRMSKPECDFIKGIPPAIAIEQKVNSRNPRSTVGTSTEIYEYLRLLYARVGKTYSPISGKEVKKHSMNDIVECMLSYPIGTKFTILTPVLVRQDRTLEEQLEMDLKQGFNRVEVNGEIIRIDAYTPNSQDQVHLLIDRMKVDNSKDTISRLTDSVETALYEGAGNCILRFFLPNGENITHSFSNKFEADGIEFEEPTDQMFSFNSPIGACPECEGFGKVMGIDEHLVIPNRALSIYENAVFCWRGEKMSAWKDKLISNADKFGFPIFTPYYELTEEQKNILWEGNQYFEGINDFFSMLKENQYKKQYRIMLSRYRGKTTCPKCKGTRLKPEANYVKVGGLSITKLVDKPINELSLFFKHLELSEYELKVATRILTEITSRIQFLIDVGLGYLTLNRLSNSLSGGESQRINLATSLGSSLVGSLYILDEPSIGLHSRDTDKLINVLKQLRDLGNTVVVVEHDEEIIRAADYIIDIGPKAGRLGGEVVYEGDMNNLQPNSNSYTVKYLLGEETIPVPQHRRPWNNYIEIKGARENNLKGIDVKFPLNVMTVVTGVSGSGKSTLVQDIFFRALKRQLDEYTDRPGEFTELTGDIKLLDNIEFVDQNPIGRSSRSNPATYLKAYDEIRKLWANQPLSKQMGYKPGFFSFNSEGGRCEECKGDGTITVEMQFMADLVLQCESCHGKRFKQDTLEVMYHGVNIYDILQMTVNQAIEFFEKNKEPKIVKKLKPLQDVGLGYIRLGQSSSTLSGGENQRVKLAFYLSQEKAKPTLFIFDEPTTGLHFHDIKKLLEAFDALILRGHTVLIIEHNMDVIKCADYIIDLGPDGGDKGGELIATGTPEEITQYPKSHTGYFLKEKLENKE